One genomic window of Tenacibaculum tangerinum includes the following:
- a CDS encoding BlaI/MecI/CopY family transcriptional regulator, producing the protein MHKQLTKAEEQIMQVLWKLQKASVKEVITELPAPKPAYNTVSTIIRILETKEFVGHEPKGRGYVYYPLIEKSAYSNESLHKLMNGYFGGSFKSMVSFFMKENNMDIQELESILKEVNKNEKS; encoded by the coding sequence ATGCACAAACAATTAACGAAAGCAGAAGAGCAAATAATGCAAGTTTTATGGAAGTTACAAAAAGCTTCGGTAAAAGAAGTAATCACCGAATTACCAGCACCGAAACCCGCCTATAATACGGTTTCAACCATTATTAGAATTTTAGAAACGAAAGAATTTGTAGGGCACGAACCTAAAGGAAGGGGGTATGTTTATTATCCGTTGATAGAAAAATCAGCGTATAGTAATGAGAGTTTACACAAGTTAATGAACGGTTATTTTGGTGGATCATTTAAAAGCATGGTGTCTTTTTTTATGAAAGAAAACAACATGGATATCCAAGAGCTAGAAAGTATTCTAAAGGAAGTGAATAAAAATGAAAAGTCATGA